The DNA window CCTACCTTTGTGGAAAAGGGATCAGAGCAAGCTATAAAAAGAATAAAAGATACTATATATGAGTTATTAGAAAAACTTAACTTGAAAAAAGAAAATATAAAGGGGATAGGAATTGGTTCACCAGGTCCTCTAGATAGTGAAAAGGGAATTATTATTAAGAGTTCTAATTTAAAGGGATGGAAAAATGTTGAAATCGTAAAAAATCTTTCAGTCGATTTTAAAGATATCCCTATAAAACTAGAAAATGATGGAAATGCTGCTACTTTAGGAGAGTTCTTATTTGGAGCTGGAAAGGGTTCTAAAAACTTTGTCTATATAACTGTAAGTACAGGAGTAGGTGGTGGTGCTGTTATAGATGGAAAGCTTCAAAAGGGCGGCAATTCAAATGCTTTTGAAGTAGGACATACTATTATAGATTTGAATGGTCCTAAATGTAATTGCGGTAATTATGGATGCTTAGAGGCCTATGCTTCAGGAACTGCTATAGGAAGAATTGCAAGAGAAAAGCTTTCAGAAGGAAGAGAAAGCTTGATTTCAAAAATAGCAAGGGAAAATATTGTAAAATCGGAAGATGTATTTGAAGCAGCTAAAGAGGGGGATGCATTAGCCCTTGAAATCATCGAAAGGGAAGGATATTATCTTGGTATAGGACTTTATAATATTATTGCCCTTTATAACCCTGAAAAAATTAGTATAGGTGGCGGTGTTTCAAATGGTTTTGATTATTTTTATGAAAAAATGATGAAGACCATTAATAGTATGTCTTTAAAACCCAATATTGAAATATGTAAAATAGAAAAAGCACATAGAGAAGATTGTGGTCTTATAGGAGCTGGAGCTTTGGCTTTTTATGAATGATGGATATAGAGCTAAGGAGTGAATTTATGGGAAAAGAAAAAAGCAGTTATGCTACTATTACTATGGTAGAACGAGGGTTACAGATTATGCAGCAGCTTTTTTTAGCAGAGGATGCTATGGGAGTTACAGAAATATCCCAAAAACTTGATTTGCCTAAAGCTACTGTTTATCGAATTTTAAATACTTTGCAACAAAAAAATTTTATTAAAAAAGATGAAAAAACAGATAAATATGAATTAGGTCTAATTTTTATTCAGTATGGAGAAAAAGTAAAATC is part of the Crassaminicella profunda genome and encodes:
- a CDS encoding ROK family protein; the encoded protein is MMKVYCAIDLGGTKMNIGIMTREGEVIDHIKIPTFVEKGSEQAIKRIKDTIYELLEKLNLKKENIKGIGIGSPGPLDSEKGIIIKSSNLKGWKNVEIVKNLSVDFKDIPIKLENDGNAATLGEFLFGAGKGSKNFVYITVSTGVGGGAVIDGKLQKGGNSNAFEVGHTIIDLNGPKCNCGNYGCLEAYASGTAIGRIAREKLSEGRESLISKIARENIVKSEDVFEAAKEGDALALEIIEREGYYLGIGLYNIIALYNPEKISIGGGVSNGFDYFYEKMMKTINSMSLKPNIEICKIEKAHREDCGLIGAGALAFYE